From Polaribacter butkevichii, a single genomic window includes:
- a CDS encoding Gfo/Idh/MocA family oxidoreductase, producing the protein MSNNVIKTGILSFGMSGQIFHAPFLDEHQNFELSAVVERSKKKAHLIYSDINSYDTIDEILADSEIELIIVNTPNPTHFEFALKALKAKKHVLLEKPFTVNSSEAKQLFDAAKKYNCSVLAYQNRRYDSDFLSVKNVLESGKLGKLVEFHLRYDRYKYVIGEKITKETPVAGSGLSYDLGPHLLDAAISLFGTPLEWKKSLGHFRPNTQVDDYAHFHLLYPEGMQVFITTSLLVSEPQPAFILHGTKGSYIKKRADVQEQQLQEGMKPSNPLFGIESTNTTGILTYFNDEGVKKHENIISKKSSYKQVFDDVYGTIREGKTYPVTENQIIQQLEILES; encoded by the coding sequence ATGAGTAATAATGTAATAAAAACAGGGATTTTATCTTTTGGAATGTCTGGACAAATATTTCATGCTCCTTTTCTAGATGAACATCAAAATTTTGAATTAAGTGCTGTGGTAGAAAGGTCTAAAAAGAAAGCGCATCTTATATATTCTGATATAAATAGCTACGATACAATTGATGAAATTTTAGCAGATTCAGAAATTGAATTGATTATTGTGAATACACCAAATCCCACTCATTTTGAGTTTGCTTTAAAAGCACTGAAAGCAAAAAAGCATGTGTTATTAGAAAAACCTTTTACTGTAAATTCATCTGAAGCAAAGCAACTTTTTGATGCTGCAAAGAAATATAATTGTTCCGTATTAGCGTATCAAAACAGAAGATATGACAGTGATTTTTTATCCGTTAAAAATGTACTAGAGTCTGGTAAATTGGGTAAATTAGTAGAGTTTCATCTTCGCTATGACCGTTATAAATATGTGATAGGTGAAAAAATCACCAAAGAAACTCCCGTTGCTGGTAGTGGTTTATCTTATGATTTAGGTCCGCATTTGTTAGATGCTGCAATTTCTCTTTTTGGAACTCCTTTAGAATGGAAGAAAAGCTTAGGCCATTTTAGACCAAATACACAAGTAGACGATTATGCTCATTTTCATTTATTGTATCCAGAGGGCATGCAAGTTTTTATTACAACAAGTCTGTTAGTTTCCGAACCACAACCTGCATTTATTTTACATGGAACAAAAGGTTCTTACATAAAAAAACGTGCAGACGTTCAGGAACAACAATTGCAAGAAGGTATGAAACCTTCCAATCCTTTATTTGGTATTGAAAGCACTAATACCACAGGTATTTTGACTTATTTTAATGATGAAGGTGTTAAAAAACATGAAAATATCATTTCTAAAAAATCTTCTTATAAGCAAGTATTTGATGATGTTTATGGAACTATTAGAGAAGGGAAAACATATCCCGTAACAGAAAATCAAATTATACAACAATTAGAAATTTTAGAAAGTTAA